The segment CTCGCTGACCGATCGCTCCCGCAAGATCCTCGATCACACTCCGATGCGCCGCTTCGGAGTACCCCAGGATCTGCTGGGCACGGTGCTGTGGCTGCTGGATGCGCAGACCTCCGGGTTCGTCACGGGCACGGTCATTCCGGTAGACGGCGGGTTTATGGCCTACTCCGGGGTCTAGCCGATCCCCCAGGCAGGGCGGGTCCCCCAGAATCCACGGATCCTTGAGGAGGCACGGACCGGGTGAATGTCGCACCTTGACTTTAAGGCCGCGGTTATGGCATCTTAGAATCAGCTTTGAAGAACTTGAGTGTCCCATATCACACAGCGATGAAGGGAAAGAGTATTCTGCAGACGTCATTGTCCAAGCGAGCCGGCGGCTGGTGCAAGGTCCGGCACAATGCGGCAGATGAATGGGTCCCTTCGCTTCAAACCGAACGCCTGCATGATTTCATGCGTGCCAGTAGGCTTTGACGGCTCTCCCCCGTTATCCCGGGAGTGGTGGAAGCAAGCCGCAGCCTTTACAGACTGCGAGGCAGCTGTCCACGTGAAGCGCGGCTGCTCGCAGCCGAACGGTGGTGGTACCGCGGAGTCATGCACTTCGTCCCTGAGACTCGGGGCGGAGTGCTTTTTTGTTGTTCTAATTTAGAGGAGGTCTTTATGATGAGCAAAATTATGCTGTCCGGCATCAAGCCCAGCGGTGATCTGAACATTGGCGGCTACAGCGGGGCATTGAGCCAGTTTGTAGCGCTGCAGCACGACTATGATTGTTATTTTTTCATTCCTGATCTGCATGCCATTACGGTGTACCAGGACCCCAAAGAGCTGCATCAGCGCTCCCGGGACGTTGCAGCCCTGTATGTCGCGGCTGGCGTAGACCCGAACAAAGCGGTTATTTTCCTTCAATCCCAGGTTCGGCAGCATGCCGAGCTGAGCTGGCTGCTGGAAACGCAGGCCCACTTCGGGGAGCTGAGCCGGATGACCCAGTTCAAGGACAAATCCGGCGGCAAGGACACGGTCAGCTCCGGCCTGTTCACCTACCCGGTGCTGATGGCAGCAGATATTTTGCTCTATCAGGCGACACATGTGCCGGTCGGGGATGATCAGAAGCAGCATCTGGAGCTGACGCGGGATCTGGCTGCGCGCTTCAATCATAAGTATGCGCCGACGTTCACACTGCCGGAGCCGGTCATTCAGGAGAGCGGAGCGCGTATTATGGGCCTCGACGACCCTTCCAACAAGATGAGCAAGAGCAATCCGAACCAGGGCAGCTACGTATCCCTGCTTGACGAGCCGTCCGTCATCCGGAAGAAATTCTCCCGTGCGGTTACCGATTCCGATATGAGCGTGCGCTATGACTGGGAGGCGAAGCCGGCGGTCAGCAACCTGATCGAGATCTACTCCGTCTTCTCCGGCGACTCCATCGACGCCATCGAGAAGCGCTATGAAGGTCAGGGCTACGGTACCTTTAAGAAGGAGCTGGCCGAGGCCGTCGTCAGCAAGCTGGAGCCGATCCAGAAGACGTATCATGAGATCGTCCATTCCGAAGAGCTCGACCGCATCTTGAAAAATGGTGCCGAGCGCGCCGCCGAAAAAGCGGAGCAGACCCTGCTCGCCGCGAAGCGCGCCATGGGCTTCGTAACGTTCTAAAGCCTATAGCGGCGCTTTCACAGCCCCCCTCATTATGAATCTGCCACCCTCTTTACAAGAGGGGCTGGCAGACGTGGTGAGGGGGGCTTTTTGGAATGGAGAGGATAACGTGTATAATGAAGAGCACCAAAAAATGCAGGTTGCGCTCTCTCAAACAGGTTACTATAATAGTGGTAACTTAAATTTTGAACATTAGAAGGACGTGTTTCATTGAATTTTCGTGTATATATGCTTGCTATTGCGGCCTTTGTGGTAGGGATGGTGGAGCTGATCGTCGGCGGCATCCTGAATCTGATCGCAGAGGATCTGAACATTTCGGTCAGCTCGGCAGGCCAGTTCATTACCATCTTCTCGGTCACCTTTGCCATCAGCGGTCCCATTCTCGTCAACCTGACGGCGAAGCTGGAGCGGAAGAAGCTGTATTTGTACATGCTGGCCGTCTTTCTCATCAGCAACGTCATGGTCGCCCTGACCTCAAGCTACGCCGCCATCGTAGCCGCCCGGGCTCTGGCCGCCATGAGCGGCTCGGTCATCGTCGTGCTCTCGGTATCTATGGCCGCTGCCATGGTGCCGGAATCGCATAAAGGGCGCGCGATCGGAATCATCTACATGGGGATCAGCGGCTCGCTGGTGCTCGGCGTGCCCGTAGGGATGATGATCGGCAATGCCTTCGGCTGGCGCGCGCCGTTCATCGTCATTGCGGTGCTGACCCTGCTCTCGATGGGGGGCGTAGCGCTGTTTACTAAGCGTACCGCGCCGAGTCCCGTGGTTCCGCTAAGGCGGCAGCTCGCCTCGCTGAAGGACAGCAAGATCATTAGCGCGCAGCTGATCGGGCTGCTGCTGCTGACAGGGCATCTGACGCTATACGGCTATTTGCAGCCGTTCGTCGACGCCACCTTTCAGATCAGCCCTCAGATGATGAGCGCCGTGTACTTCCTGTTCGGCATCGCCGCCGTGCTCGGCGGCGGCGCGGGCGGATGGATATCCGACCGGCTTGGCACCAAGCGGGCCATTCTGGGCATTACAGCCAGCTTCTCGGTTTCCATGTTTCTGGTGCTTGTAACGTCCCAGACCGCCTTCTGGCTGTTCCTGCCGTTCATGATGCTGTGGAGCGGGCTCAGCTGGTCCATCGCCCCGGCGATGCAGACCTACCTGCTCCAGCTGGCTCCGGATCATGCCGAGACCCAGTTCAGCTTGAACTCGTCAATGACTCATCTTGGCATTGCCGCCGGCTCCATCATCGGCGGTGCAGTCATGGACCACGGCTCCGTCTCCGATAATCCGTGGGTTGGCGGCCTGATTGCGTCGCTAGCCTTCGGCATGGCGCTGTTCTCGTTCAGCCGCCGCACCAAGCCTGCCGCAGAGCGGGAGATGGCGGCTGCGGCTGCCAAGTAAGGATCAGCTGCTGATGGTTGTCCAATAACTCACAAAGGGGCGGTTCCTCAAGATCTTGTTCAAGATCCTGGGAACCGCCCCTTTGTGCCGGAAGCCGCCCTTTAGCTTAATATCGCAGCCGCAGCAGCAGGGATTGAAGCTCCTCATCCTGCAGCATTTCCTCCGGGTACTTGCGGCTGAAGGCCGTCAAGGCCATATCATGATAGAAGAACTCCGCAAATACCTTGACGAACGGCTGCCCCTGCGTCTCAATCGCCTGCCAGCTTCCGTTCTCCACACCGGCAAACAGCAGCTGCCGGGTATCCGTGACGAGCAGCATAAAGCGCTCCAGCTTGTCATGTCCCGCTGACGGCTTCAGCACATACAGCTTGGACAGCGCAGCGCCGGGCGGGTCATCGCCCGTGACGAGAGCCTCCACCCGAACGCCCTCCTGCTCCTTGCGGTTCAGCAGCTCCGTGAATGCAGCGAACTCCTCACTCCACATGGACACCAGCACCGATTCCCGGGCTTCCTGGATCATTTGCCGGCAAAACGCCTGGATCGAGCTGTACGACTTCAAGCTCCATACCTGGCCGTTGGCAGCGCTCTTGGACACGCTGGCCTCCCGCAGCTGCCGGATATCCTCCTCAAACTCCCGCGTAAGCTTGTCGATAACCGCTTCCAGAGGAAGCGAGGCATACGTTCTTTTTTTGCCTGATATGGTATCCATCACGACGCCTTTATCCACCAGCCGGTCCAGCACCTCGTACACCTTGGCCTTGGGCACTCCCGACAGCTTAACAATGCCGGAGGCATCCATGGCCTCCCCTTGCGTCACCAGCGTTTCATATACCTTGCTCTCATACTGCGAGTATCCAAATTGTAATAGCATGGCCCCTCCTTGACTGTTCCTTGTTGCTACCTATGTTACCGAAGCCGTCGACACTTGACCAGCTTTTGTACAGAAGAAAAGGTGATCTACCGGTGCAGACGGTTGAACATGAAACAGAAATTTATGAAACACTGCAGCATTCTGATTCCGCGTGGTCGCTGGCCTTAGTCACACATCATTCACTAAGTTAAAGAAGGTAGCTCTTATTAGTCATTTCTTCCATTCGATATTATCTATATTATGAAATCACAGAAGGAGAGTGTGATGCTAATGAAAATAGGGTTTAGTCCGTTGTCTAAAATTTTCTGTGTAGAGGATAACAGCGTATTGGGAGGATTATTCTAATGATCAAATCCAAGTTCAATTTGCCTATTATTGCATTCATTGCTGTCGTCGTTTTATCCGGATGCGCCTCCACGGGGGACCCCGTGCCAAAGACAAGCGCTCCTGCAAGCAGTACTTCAAATCCCGCAGGAACCTCCAGTACTGCATTACCTTCTTCGGCGTACCCTGTATCCATTGAGAACTGTGGACGTACACTGACGTTCGATGCGGCTCCAGAGCGGGTAGTAAGCCTGTGGCAGGCGCCCACCGAGATGATGCTCGCCCTTGGTCTGGAAGACCGCATCACTGCTGTAGCCGGCAACTATGCCGCCTACCCCGACAGCATCGCCAAAACCGCCGCGGCACTCCCCTTGATCGGCAATTCCATGAGCTGGCCCTCAAAAGAGGTTCTACTCAGTCAAGCCCCCGATCTCGTAGTCGGCCAGTCTCTGGAGGGCTTCGCCTTTGATACCTCGCAGGGCTATGCTTCGGTGGAACAGATTGAAGAGGGCGGCTCCCAGGTCTACGGGTCCAACTTATGTAGCTCATCAGATGCTCTCAATATGACGCTTGAGACACCGTACCGCACCCTGCGGGATTTCGGAATCGTATTCGGGGTTTCGGACCGGGCGGAAGACTTCATCACCCAAATGGAAGAAAAGAAGCAGAAGGTCATCAGCGCTGTGAAGGGCTTGCCCACACAGCGAGTAGCGTTTTATAACGGGGGCGATGGACCGCTGATCGTGCTCGCTGGCGGGATATACGACGACGCAATCGCAACAGCTGGCGGAGAGAACGTGTTCCCAGCGGACTCCGTCTATGTCAGTAAAGAGGAATTTGCAGCGTCCAATGCTGACGTAATTCTTGTCGGCACCTTTGAGGGTCAGGATTTCGCGACCCTCAGCAATTACCTCATAACTCATTTTCCCGACCTGCCTGCTGTGAAGAATGGCAAACTTGTGGAGATTCACGTCGCTGACACTGACGCATCCATCTCAGTGATGAGAGGGCTTACTGAGATCGCAAATGGCATCCATTCCGACTTGAATCTCGAGGTACCTGCGTCGTGACCCTCATGTCAATCTTAGCCCAGCCCACGAACGGTACTGTTCGACGGCGGAACTCCATCGTTGTCTTGATCATTGCATGCGCCATCGCTGTGATTATCTCTGTATCCACGGGATCAGTCCCGATCGCACCCAACCGGGTATTGTCGGTGATTGCTGAGCGTATCCTGCCTTGGAGCATCTCCACTACCGCAACGGATGTAGAGACACGAATCATTTGGGAGTTCCGGCTACCGCGTGCTCTGCTTGGGTTCATCGTCGGAGCCTCTCTCGCCGTTGCCGGTGCGGTACTTCAGTCATTGGTACGCAATCCGCTCGCCGATCCTTTTGTGTTCGGAATTTCCTCCGGCGCGTCCGTCACAGCGGTTGCGACGCTCACACTAGGTATCGGGGTTATGTCCACTGTCACCGTCCCCATCGCGGCCTTTGGTGGCGCTCTTGCTGCCACCTTGACCGTATTCTTGCTCGCGCAAAGAAGAGGTCGTGTCACGCCGGGACGATTGATATTGGCAGGCGTGGCAATGTCATACCTGCTCAGCTCCGTCACCAGCTACCTCGTCCTGCGTGCAAGCGCACCCGGCCAAGGCGTGAGCCAGGTGCTCTCCTGGCTCTCCGGAAGCCTAGCGGCCGCGGACTGGGGCGACCTGGGTATCCCTGCTCTAGTTCTCGGTGTCGCTACCTTGGTTCTCGTGCTGCTGTCCAGGATACTCAATGCCCTCCTCATTGGCGATGAGACCGCTGCGAGTCTCGGCGTCGATGTCGGGCATTTCCGGCTGGTGATGTTTGTTATCACCTCGCTTCTCGTCGGCGTCGTCGTTGCGGTAAGTGGCGCAATTGGTTTCGTCGGTCTCGTGGTTCCGCATGCCGTCCGGATGTTCGTGGGCTCAGACCACAGGTGGGTCTTGCCTATATCTGCTCTAGCCGGCGGGCTGCTGCTCGTCGTGGTCGATATCGCAGCACGACTGATCATTGCCCCATCTGAACTGCCAGTCGGGCTGCTCACCGCCGCCATCGGTGCACCGTTCTTTCTTTGGATGCTGAAGCGATCCAGCAGAGGAGAAGCATGAGCACTCAAGGCGGTATGAAAGCCGCTGCACTCTACGTCGACAAGATCACGGTCGAAATCGCGGGACGCACGATCGTCGAAGACATCTCTTTATCCGCCGAAAGAAACGTCGTCGGACTCATCGGTCCTAATGGCAGCGGAAAATCGACGGTATTGCGTGCCATTTACCGCATGCTTCGTCCTGCCTCCGGACGGGTGATGGCAGCAGATCGTGACGTCTGGGAGTTACGTCCGCGAGAGGCGGCCCGCGTGACAGCAGCCGTCGTGCAGGACGGACCTAGCGATCTCGAACTCACAGTAGCGGAGTGTGTCGCAACAGGACGCATTGCCCACGGCCCCCTCTTCGGGACTTCCAACAAGCCGGATGACATGCTCGCGATTGAAAGAGCGATGAGGCGGGCCGGTGTCAACGATCTGGCAAGTCGAGACATGAGTTCGCTGTCCGGTGGAGAGCGACAGAGAGTTCAGCTGGCTCGTGCCCTCGCACAAGAGCCGCGCATTCTCGTGCTCGATGAGCCGACCAACCACCTGGACATTCGTCACCAGCTCGAACTGATGACACTTGTTCGAACACTGGGGGTGACGACGCTGGTGACCCTTCACGATCTCAATCTGGCCGCAGCATACTGCGACCGCCTCGTCATCCTTTCCAAAGGTCAGGTGGTCGCCTCAGGAACGCCTAGCGAAACCTTGACACCGGATTTGCTACATAAGGTCTTTGGGATCCGGGCTCAAAGCTTCACCAATCCACTTACCGGACGCATGCAGCTGGCCTACGGTCACGAAACGGAGCGGAAATCATGACAGCAACAGAAAACACCGAACCAGCCCAGGAACCCACGGTCAATCTGCAGGCCATTCTGATCATCCGGCGGACCAAGCTGCAGGACCGCTCATCGGACGGCGCGCGACCACTCATTGGTCGATGCATCATCTGCTAGCAGAATATACCCCGCAACCACCGCTGGAGCTGGGACTGCAGACCAAGCCGGACTGGAATCCTCTCGACCCCATATGAACTAATACTCCACTCAAATACATCAATAGAATGGATAAGTGGACAGAGTGGCATCATATTTTGGACCTAACTGCCCTTAAGCCTCTTTATTGTCTGTATCGCAGATAAATATTACCAGCGTTAGAAGCAGATAAGTGATCACGAGGTGAGCAGATTTTCACAATACAAACAAAGCCTTCATCATGACCAAAACAAGAGGGAAGCGTCAATGATTTACATGGAGGGTGGGCTCCATAAAAACAAAAAAGACACCGTAGCGGTGTCTTCTCAGTGTAGTGTGCGCCTGCTTGAACCCTTAAGCCGGCAAATGCTCCCGGCAGAAGCGCGTCAGCTCTTCTTCCTCCTCCGGCTCCATATCGAAATCTAGATACTGATCACTGACCCGCTCATAAAAATCATACTTTACAATCCGGTTCTCATCCTCCAGATAAATGGCGCGCAGGTATACCCCTTGCTCCCGGTACAGCTCGTCATCCTCCGGAACGTTCAGATCCAGCACAAATTCATAGCGCTTCCCGCTCAAAATTCCGAATGGATCTTTAATGTATTCCGCTGTGTATTCAATAATTTCCAGCATGCTCTCATCCTTCCCTCTCGTCAACGTCCGTTATGCTTCATTATACACGTTTTGGCGCTGCCCCAGCCATGTCTGCAGCAACGCACCGCACAAACAGGCCCCCCGCTTCCCGGGAGGCCTGTTCAATCGCTGACTCAGCACAGCCGCTTTAGTTCATCTTGATGTCCAGCAGCTCGTATTTAATAATGCCCACCGGAGCCGTAACGTGAACGATGCTTCCGACTTCCTTGCCCATCAGCTCTTTGCCGAGCGGGCTTTCATAGGAAATCTTGTTGTTCACTACGTCCGCCTCCGCCGGTCCAACGATCTGGTACTCTACCTTCTCGTTGAACTCCAGATCGTTCAGGACGGCGATCGCCCCGACGCTGACCCGGTTCAAATCCATTTTGCCGGCATCCACCACACGCGCTTTGCGGAGCATTTTCTCCAGCACAAGAATCCGGGTTTCCATAAAGGCCTGGTCATCCTTCGCGGAATGATACTCGCTGTTCTCCTTCAAATCGCCATAGCTGATAGCAACCTTCAGGCGCTCGGCCAGCTCCTTGCGCTTGACCTCCTTCAAATATTGAAGCTCCTCTTCCAGCTTCGCAAATCCTTCGGCGGTCACAATAACTTCTTCCTCATTGGCCATATCGCTTCAGCTCCCTTGCCTCTATAAATTCATACGCAGCGTATTGCCGCGCCTTACTGTGCCTTGATCTGCTTGCTGCGCAGCTGGCCGCAGGCGGCATCAATATCGGTGCCATGCTCCAGACGTACACTGACACTAATGCCCTGCTTCTTCAGCGTGTCATAGAATCCCGTAATATCGTCCGGAGTGCTTCGCTGATACTGACTGTGCTCATCCACCGGATTGTATGGAATGAGGTTGACGTTCGCCGTATGGCGGCGGGGTCCCACCAGCTCAGCCAGCTCCAGGGCATGCTCCTTCTGATCATTGACACCTTTAAGGAGAATATACTCCAGGGTAATGCGGCGGTTGCTCTTCTCCAGGTAGTAATCCACGGCCGGCATCAGCTCTTCCAGCGGATAGGCGCGGTTAATCTTCATAATTCGGGTACGAAGCTCATTGTTCGGCGCATGCAGCGAAAGCGCAAGGTTCACGTGCAGGTCGCTGTCGGCAAACTCCCTGATTTTAGGAGCCAGTCCGCTGGTCGATACCGTAATATGGCGCGGGCCGATTGCGAGCCCCTTGTGATCCTTGATGACCTTAATAAAATTCGACATATGCTGAAAGTTGTCAAACGGCTCTCCAATGCCCATCACGACAATATGGCTGACCCGCTCCTCCCGTCCCGCTGCATCCAGGTACAGCTGCACCTTCATCACCTGCTCAACAATTTCGCCGCTTGTCAAATCCCGGCTCTTCTTGAGCAGTCCACTGGCACAAAAGCTGCAGCCGATATTGCAGCCCACCTGGGTTGTCACACAGACCGATAATCCGAATTTATGGCGCATGAGCACCGTTTCAATCAGATTGCCGTCTGTCAGCTTCAGCAGAAATTTCACGGTTCCGTCAACCGATTCCTGCTTCGTATGCTCGGCCAGCGTCAAAATAGAAAAGCTCTCCCGCAGCAGCGCTGCCGTCTCCGGGTGTACGTCCGCCATGTGATCAAAGGAGGTCACGCGCTCCCGGTACAGCGCATGCCAGACGGCCGCCGCGCGCGACGGCTTCTGTCCGTGAGCCTCCAGCCAGCTCTTCAGGTGCTCTAAGGTTAATCCATAAATGGATGGTGTATTCATTTCTGTTTCCTTTCTATGACATCCGTTGTCCAGATTCCTCTCCCATTGTCCCAAAATTCCATCTATAACACAAGGGGAGTTACAGGAAAGAAGCCTGTAGGCAAGCCTAAGGGACACTTTTCTTAACAGAAACCCTCCGCTCTTCCCACTCCTTCTCAGCCCCTATGCTTCGGCACTTCAAAAGAAACCGTTGTGCCCTGCCCTTCCGCACTTTCAAGCTTAAGGCCGCTCCCGAACATGGACAGCAGGCGGGAGTGAATATTTCGCAGCCCGATTCCTTGGCTTCCTCCATCCCGAAGCAGAGAGCTAAGCCGGCTCTGCGGCATCCCGGTTCCGTTATCGCTCACTGTAATCTGCACCGCTTCCTTGCTCTCTGTGATCTCCAGCACCAGCGTTCCGCCGCCCTCCTTGCGCATCAGACCGTGCCGGACCGCATTCTCGACGATGGGCTGGATGCTCAGCGGCGGCACCAGAAGCTGGCTGCCGGCAGTCAGGCGGTACTCCACATGAAGCCGTTCCTCAAAGCGGGCTTTCTCCAGATTGAGATAAGAGGTGACCAGCTCCAGCTCATGACCCAGCGTGGTCAGCTGATCCCGGCCCTCAAGATCGAAGCTGCGCCGGAGATAACGAGCGAGCTCCAGCAGCAGCTGGTTCGCCAGCGACGGGTGATCCGGCAAATGAGACATGATCGTATTCAGCGCATTAAAGAGAAAGTGCGGCTTGATCTGTGCCTGTAAAAAAGCCAGCTCCGACGCAATCGCCTGCCGCACGGTTTTCCTGAGCTCCAGCAGAGTCCGTACGCGGGATTTCAGCTCGTCGGCATCCACCGGCTTTCTGAGAAAATCATTCGCCCCCGCCTGCAGCCCCACCTTGACGTCCTCCGGAAGGCTGCGGGCCGTCAGGATCAGCACGGGCAGCTGAAACAGCGTGAACCGCTCCCGAATTCGGGAACACAGCGCAGGGCCGGACATGCCCGGCATCATCCAGTCTGTAATCACAAGATCGACGGCTTCTCCGGTGCTCAGCATACGCCAGGCCTCCTCTCCGCTTGATGCAGTAAGGATGCGGATTCCCCCTCCTCCCAGCAGATTGTGAATGACCTTCAGATTGACGGGATCATCGTCCACGACCAGAATCCGGGCAGCCGCTGTCCCGGCCTGTTCACGGTCCGGCTCGGTCTCCAGCATTTCCTGTCCGGGATACTCCCGCACCGGTTCCGGCACGGGCAGACTCTCCTCCCGGGACGATCGCACCGTGAAGGAGAAGGTGGAGCCTTCCCCCGGCTTTGAGCGGACCCAGAGCCTGCCCCCGCCAAGCTCCACCAGCTTCTTCGTGATGCTCAGGCCCAGCCCTGTGCCCTGATGATCTCCGCGGCCTTCCTGCTCCAGCTGCTCATAGGACTGAAAAATCAACGCCAGCCGCTGCTCCTCTATCCCGATTCCGGTATCGCGGACCGAGACCGTGATCCAGTCCTCCTCGTCCTGCTGCGCCGTGACGATAATCTGTCCTTGATCACTAAATTTGACCGCATTGCCGACCAGATTGTACAGCACCTGCCGCAGCCGCTCCTCATCGGCATAGAGCAGAGGCAGCCGCTCTGGCAGCTCCTGCCGCAGCACGAGCTGCTTGTTCCCTGACACATGCGCCATGACCTCCAGCACCGAGGTCGTTACTGCAGATAAATCCACCCGCTTTGGCTGCAGGGTGATCTGATTGTTCCTCAGCTTGTTAAAATCGAGGATATCATTAATGAGGGAAGACAGTCTTTTCCCCGTGGATACGATCAAGCGCAGATCCGCCGTCTGCTTGGGGGTCAGCGGTCCTGCAGCACCATCGACAAGCGATTGGCTGATGTTCACCATGCCGTGAAGCGGGGTCCTTAGCTCATGCGACGTATTCGCCAGAAACTCATCCTTCAGCCCATCCAGTGTAAGCAGCCGGCGGGACAAATGCTGCACCTCTTCAAAGGATTCCGAGAAGCGCCGGGCCAGCAAAATAGCCTGGGTCAGCACGAACAGCACCAGCTCCAGGGAGCCAAAGGTTTGAAAATGCTGGCTGCCCAGCAGACTGGCAATATTCATGACAATTAGCATCAGAATGCTGATCACTCCAATAACCTGCAGCCCGAATTCCTCACTCCGGCCCTTGATGCTGACAATCATACGGCAGAACATGTACAGGACGCTCACCAGGGAGGTCATAAAGATGATAGACTCCAGCTGCGAGAAGACACGCACTGGCGTGAGCCATGCCGTCAGCAGGCTGGCCGCGGTCAGCATTTGTATGGCCCGCAGAGCATACCGATGAATGATGCCCGGCAGGGAGACGGCCACATAATAGATCAGAAAGTAATAGAGCAGCGCCGAGGACATCATCTGAATCTTGGTAAACCATTCGTAGCCAAGCCCCGGAAAAAGGGCGGCCAGCAGCTTCTCCCCGTGGGTGGCTGTGTAGATCAGCATCGCGGTGCAGGCCAGGCCCAGGTACAAGAGCGCACGTTCCTTCCGCAGCCGGTACAGCATCAGCG is part of the Paenibacillus algicola genome and harbors:
- a CDS encoding DUF6509 family protein gives rise to the protein MLEIIEYTAEYIKDPFGILSGKRYEFVLDLNVPEDDELYREQGVYLRAIYLEDENRIVKYDFYERVSDQYLDFDMEPEEEEELTRFCREHLPA
- the rlmN gene encoding 23S rRNA (adenine(2503)-C(2))-methyltransferase RlmN: MNTPSIYGLTLEHLKSWLEAHGQKPSRAAAVWHALYRERVTSFDHMADVHPETAALLRESFSILTLAEHTKQESVDGTVKFLLKLTDGNLIETVLMRHKFGLSVCVTTQVGCNIGCSFCASGLLKKSRDLTSGEIVEQVMKVQLYLDAAGREERVSHIVVMGIGEPFDNFQHMSNFIKVIKDHKGLAIGPRHITVSTSGLAPKIREFADSDLHVNLALSLHAPNNELRTRIMKINRAYPLEELMPAVDYYLEKSNRRITLEYILLKGVNDQKEHALELAELVGPRRHTANVNLIPYNPVDEHSQYQRSTPDDITGFYDTLKKQGISVSVRLEHGTDIDAACGQLRSKQIKAQ
- a CDS encoding FecCD family ABC transporter permease: MIIACAIAVIISVSTGSVPIAPNRVLSVIAERILPWSISTTATDVETRIIWEFRLPRALLGFIVGASLAVAGAVLQSLVRNPLADPFVFGISSGASVTAVATLTLGIGVMSTVTVPIAAFGGALAATLTVFLLAQRRGRVTPGRLILAGVAMSYLLSSVTSYLVLRASAPGQGVSQVLSWLSGSLAAADWGDLGIPALVLGVATLVLVLLSRILNALLIGDETAASLGVDVGHFRLVMFVITSLLVGVVVAVSGAIGFVGLVVPHAVRMFVGSDHRWVLPISALAGGLLLVVVDIAARLIIAPSELPVGLLTAAIGAPFFLWMLKRSSRGEA
- the greA gene encoding transcription elongation factor GreA; the protein is MANEEEVIVTAEGFAKLEEELQYLKEVKRKELAERLKVAISYGDLKENSEYHSAKDDQAFMETRILVLEKMLRKARVVDAGKMDLNRVSVGAIAVLNDLEFNEKVEYQIVGPAEADVVNNKISYESPLGKELMGKEVGSIVHVTAPVGIIKYELLDIKMN
- a CDS encoding ABC transporter substrate-binding protein, giving the protein MIKSKFNLPIIAFIAVVVLSGCASTGDPVPKTSAPASSTSNPAGTSSTALPSSAYPVSIENCGRTLTFDAAPERVVSLWQAPTEMMLALGLEDRITAVAGNYAAYPDSIAKTAAALPLIGNSMSWPSKEVLLSQAPDLVVGQSLEGFAFDTSQGYASVEQIEEGGSQVYGSNLCSSSDALNMTLETPYRTLRDFGIVFGVSDRAEDFITQMEEKKQKVISAVKGLPTQRVAFYNGGDGPLIVLAGGIYDDAIATAGGENVFPADSVYVSKEEFAASNADVILVGTFEGQDFATLSNYLITHFPDLPAVKNGKLVEIHVADTDASISVMRGLTEIANGIHSDLNLEVPAS
- a CDS encoding MFS transporter, whose translation is MNFRVYMLAIAAFVVGMVELIVGGILNLIAEDLNISVSSAGQFITIFSVTFAISGPILVNLTAKLERKKLYLYMLAVFLISNVMVALTSSYAAIVAARALAAMSGSVIVVLSVSMAAAMVPESHKGRAIGIIYMGISGSLVLGVPVGMMIGNAFGWRAPFIVIAVLTLLSMGGVALFTKRTAPSPVVPLRRQLASLKDSKIISAQLIGLLLLTGHLTLYGYLQPFVDATFQISPQMMSAVYFLFGIAAVLGGGAGGWISDRLGTKRAILGITASFSVSMFLVLVTSQTAFWLFLPFMMLWSGLSWSIAPAMQTYLLQLAPDHAETQFSLNSSMTHLGIAAGSIIGGAVMDHGSVSDNPWVGGLIASLAFGMALFSFSRRTKPAAEREMAAAAAK
- a CDS encoding TrmB family transcriptional regulator — protein: MLLQFGYSQYESKVYETLVTQGEAMDASGIVKLSGVPKAKVYEVLDRLVDKGVVMDTISGKKRTYASLPLEAVIDKLTREFEEDIRQLREASVSKSAANGQVWSLKSYSSIQAFCRQMIQEARESVLVSMWSEEFAAFTELLNRKEQEGVRVEALVTGDDPPGAALSKLYVLKPSAGHDKLERFMLLVTDTRQLLFAGVENGSWQAIETQGQPFVKVFAEFFYHDMALTAFSRKYPEEMLQDEELQSLLLRLRY
- the trpS gene encoding tryptophan--tRNA ligase, producing the protein MMSKIMLSGIKPSGDLNIGGYSGALSQFVALQHDYDCYFFIPDLHAITVYQDPKELHQRSRDVAALYVAAGVDPNKAVIFLQSQVRQHAELSWLLETQAHFGELSRMTQFKDKSGGKDTVSSGLFTYPVLMAADILLYQATHVPVGDDQKQHLELTRDLAARFNHKYAPTFTLPEPVIQESGARIMGLDDPSNKMSKSNPNQGSYVSLLDEPSVIRKKFSRAVTDSDMSVRYDWEAKPAVSNLIEIYSVFSGDSIDAIEKRYEGQGYGTFKKELAEAVVSKLEPIQKTYHEIVHSEELDRILKNGAERAAEKAEQTLLAAKRAMGFVTF
- a CDS encoding ABC transporter ATP-binding protein, with the translated sequence MSTQGGMKAAALYVDKITVEIAGRTIVEDISLSAERNVVGLIGPNGSGKSTVLRAIYRMLRPASGRVMAADRDVWELRPREAARVTAAVVQDGPSDLELTVAECVATGRIAHGPLFGTSNKPDDMLAIERAMRRAGVNDLASRDMSSLSGGERQRVQLARALAQEPRILVLDEPTNHLDIRHQLELMTLVRTLGVTTLVTLHDLNLAAAYCDRLVILSKGQVVASGTPSETLTPDLLHKVFGIRAQSFTNPLTGRMQLAYGHETERKS